The window CCGCAGCGCGACGTGCCGCGCGGCATCCTCGGCTCGCTGATCATCTGCACCGTCCTGTACGTCGCCGTGTCGATCGTCGTCACCGGGATGCAGAAGTACAGCGCGCTGTCCATCGACGCGCCGCTCGCCGACGCCTTCAAGTCCACCGGGCATCCGTGGTACTCGGGCCTGATCAGCTTCGGCGCGGCCATCGGCCTGACCACCGTGTGCATGATCCTGCTCCTGGGCCAGGCGCGGGTCTTCTTCGCGATGAGCCGGGACGGACTGCTGCCCCGCTTCTTCTCGCACACCCACCCGCGGTTCCGCACCCCGTACCGGCCGACCATCCTGCTCGGCGTGATCATCGCCGTCGTCGCGGGGTTCACCAGCCTGAGCGAACTGGCCGAACTCGTGAACATCGGCACCCTGTTCGCGTTCATCGTCGTCGCGATCAGCGTGATCATCCTGCGCAACACCCGGCCCGACCTGCCCCGCGCCTTCCGCACCCCCTGGGTCCCGGTGATCCCGGTCCTCTCCGTCTGCGCCTGCCTCTGGCTGATGGTCAACCTCCCCGCCGAGACCTGGCTCCGCTTCGCCATCTGGATGGTCGTCGGATTCGTCGTGTACTTCCTCTACGGCCGCAAGCACAGCAGGCTCGCCGAACGCCAGGCACAGGAGCGCCGCACGGCGGGCGGCGGCACCTCCTAGGGTCTTTCGTTGCCGGACGGGCCCGGGTTCCTCGCCGACGAGGAACCCGGGCCCGTTTTCTGTGGGCGCGAGAACAACCGGAGTTCATCTTCCCGACAACCGTTGACTATGGACATCCCTGTACCTACGATCTCGCTTGTCCATGGTTGTCCATACACAAAGCGGTGCGCCCATGAAGATCGCGGTTGTCGGAAGTTATGGAGCCGGCCTCACCATGCGGGTCCCCAAGGCCCCCGCCGCCGGTGAGACCGTCTCGGGCGGGGTGTTCGATCCCGGCCCCGGCGGCAAGGGCAGCAACCAGGCCATCGCCGCCGCCCGGCTGGGGGCCGAGGTCTCGCTGCTGACCGCCGTGGGCGACGACGACTTCGGCCGCTCCGCACGCGAGTTGTGGCAGCGCGAAGGGGTCGGCGCCGAGCATGTGCTGACCGCCGGGGCCCCCACGATGGTCGGCTTCATCCTGGTCGAACCGTCCGGGGAGAACCGCATCGCCATCGCACCGGGCGCCCTGGACGAACTGGACGCCGCTGCCGTCGAACCCTTCCGCGCCGAGATCGCCTCCGCCGACATCCTGGTCGTGTCGATGGAGATCCCCGAGGAGGCCGTGGCCGCCGCGCTCCGTCTGGGCCGTGAGACCGGTACGCGGACCCTGCTGAACCCCGCGCCCGCCCGTCCGCTTCCCGACGAGTGCTGGCCGCTCATCGACGTGATCACGCCGAACCAGACGGAGGCGCCCGTCCTCCTCGGCCTCGACGAGGGTCACGGGCTCAGCGACGAGGAACTGGTCCACGCCCTGCGGGAACGCACCGGGGGCGCCGCCGTCCTCACCCGGGGTGGCGAGGGCGCCCTGATCGCCCAGGCCTCCGGGGTGACCGCGGTGCCACCGCACCCGGCCGGGACGGTCGTCGACACCACGGGCGCCGGCGACTCCTTCACCGCCGCCCTCGCCGTCGCCCTCGCCGAAGGGCAGCCCCTCGACCGGGCGGCCCGGTTCGCCGCCGCCGCGGGCGCCCACACCGTGACGATCGCGGGCGTCGTCCCCGCCCTGCCCACCCGAGACCAGCTGAACGCCCGGATTGGAAGAACCCCGTGACCTCGACGACCTCGAAACCCCCGACCGCCGCGGCGCCGTCGGCCACCGGACCGGCACGACAGGCCCCGCTCGCGTTGCGCAGGCTGCTGCACGCACGCGAGGCCGGCGTCTTCGCCGCGCTCGTCCTGCTCTTCCTGCTGGGCACCGTGCTCTCGCCGACCTTCGCCCAGTCCGACAACCTGCTCTCGGTGGGGCAGCAGATCGCGCAGATCGGCATCATGGCCGTCGGTGCGACCTTCGTGATCCTCAACGGCGAGATCGACCTCTCGGTCGGCTCGACCTACGCCCTGTCCGCGATCTCCACCGGCCTGCTCATCTCGGACGGCTGGAGCTGGCCCGCGGCGATGCTCGTCGGACTGGCCGTGGGCGCCCTGGCCGGACTGCTCAACGGGCTGGCGGTGGTGGTCCTCGGCGTGCCGTCCTTCATCGTCACCCTCGGCACGCTCAGCGTCTTCCGCGGTATCGCCCTGCTCATCTCCGACGGGGCCCCGATCTCCCTGAGTTCCTCCCGGCCCGGGGTCGCGGAGTTCAACCTCCTCGGCCAGGGACGGCTCTTCGGGGTGGTCCCGATGCAGTTCGTCTTCTTCGCCGCCGTCGCCGCCCTCGGCGTGGTGCTGCTGTCCCGCTCCCGTTTCGGCTTCAACACCTACGCGGTCGGCGGCAACCAGGAGGCCGCCCGCCTCGTCGGCGTCAACGTCAAGCGGGTCAAGCTCACCGCGTTCGTCCTGTCCGGTTTCACCGCCGGCCTCGCCGGCGTACTCGGCCTGTCCTTCCTCTCCTATGTGCAGGGCGTGACCGGCCAGGGGCTGGAACTCACCGTCATCTCCGCCGTCATCATCGGCGGCGCGGCCCTCTTCGGCGGCTCCGGCACCATGTGGGGCACCGTCATCGGCGTCGCCTTCATCGGCCTGCTCCAGAACATCCTGAACATCAAGGGCATCTCCTCCTTCTGGCAGACCGTGGTCACCGGTCTCGTCATCGTCGCCGCCGTCGCGGCCGACACCTGGCAGCGCAAGCGCAAGACCCGCGCCTGACCGCCGCCCGCTTCCCACCTCACGCAGACGCAGACTCACGGACACGACAAGGGAGTCACGATGTCCCCGCGCACCCTCCTCAGATCCCTTTTTGCTGCGACGGCCGCAGCCGCGGCGCTCACCCTCACCGCGTGCGGCGCCGTCACCGCCGGCGACTCAGCCGGCTCGAGCGACGGCTCCTTCAAGCTCGCCCCGTACATCCAGCAGCGGGTCGACGACCACAAGCCGATGCGTATCAAGCTGAGCTACCACGACCCGTCCCTCGCCTTCGCGACGCCGATCGGCGCGGGCATGAAGCGGGCCGGCAAGGAACTCGGGGCCGACGTCTCCCTCATAGGCCCCACCGGCGGCGACGCCGCCAAGCAGGTCTCCGAGATCCAGACGCTCATCCAGCAGAAGGCCGTGGACGGGCTCGCCGTCTCCTCCGCCTCCAGCGACGCGCTGAAGCCGGTCATCAGCCAGGCCTACAAGGCGGGCATCCCGATCATCTCGTTCAACACCGACAACCCCGACTCCCAGCAGATGGGCTTCGTCGGCCAGGACCTCAAGGCCTCCGGCAAGGCCGAGGCCGAACAACTGCTCAAGGACCTCAAGGGCACCGGCAAGGACAAGTCCGTCGTCGTCTTCTCCGTGGACACCGGCGCCGGCTGGTCGCACGACCGGTTCAACGGCTTCAAGGAGGGCCTGGCCGACAGTGATCTGAAGGTCGTCGGACCGGTGAACGTCGGCAACGAGCCCAACGCCGCGTACAACACCGTCGAGTCCACCATGTCCGGCCAGTCCGGTGTCGTGGCCGTCGCCGGGCTCGACTGCTGCTCGACCACGGCCGCCGCCAAGTGGGTGGCCCAGTCCGGACGCGCCGACGCCATCACCATGGGCGGCTTCGACCTGCTCACCCAGACCGCCGAGTACATCGACCGCGGGGTCCTGGACTTCACCATCAGCCAGAACCCGTCCGAGCAGGGCTACCAGGCGGTCAAGGTGCTGTACGACTTCCTCACCAAGGGCACCGAGATCGCCGGTGTGGACACCGGCGCGCAGTTCATCACCCGTAAGAACCTCGACGCCGCGACGGTGGAGGACTGATGAGCGCCGCCTCCCGCGACGCCGCCACGGGCGGCTCGGCGCCTCCCGGTGGCCCGCCCGCCGCCGTCCCGGCCGTCCGGATTCGCGGCCTGTCCCGCAACTTCGGTCCGGTCCGTGCCCTCGGCGACGTCTCCTTCGACGTCCCGGCCGGCGAGGTCACCGCCCTGCTGGGGGAGAACGGGGCCGGCAAGTCGACCCTGCTCAAGATCCTGGCCGGCCTCCAGCCGCCCAGCGACGGGAGCGTCACCGTCTTCGGCGAGGAGGTCACGTCCTTCGACCCGAGCACCATGCTCGGCCGGCACGGCGTCGCGATCGTCCCCCAGGAGCTGTCGCTGCTGCCCGACCGCAGCGTGGCGGAGAACGTGCTGAGCGGGGTCGAGCCGGGCAACCGCTGGTTCCCCTCCCGGCGCCGCATGCTGGAGCGCACCACCGAGCTCCTCGCCGAACTCGACCTCAGCCTGGACCCGAACGCCTCCGTGCGGACCCTGGACCTGGCCACCCAGCAGCTCATCGTGGTCGCCCGGTCCATCGCCCGGGGCTGCCGAGTGCTGATCCTGGACGAACCGACGGCCATGCTCACCCCGGCCGAGGCCGACCGGCTGTTCGCCCTGATGGACAAGCTCAAGGCGGCCGGGACGACCATGCTCTACGTCTCCCACCGCATGCCCGAGGTCTTCCGCCTCGCCGACCACATCCAGGTGCTGCGCGACGGCACCCACGTCGCGTCCTGGCGGAGTGCGGACACCACCCCCGACCAGGCGGTCGCCGCCATGGTCGGCCGTGAACTGGGCCAGTTCACCCGCCGCGCGGAGCGCAGCACCGAGTCCTCCGGCGAACCCGTTCTGAAGGTACGGGAGTTGAGTGGGCGTCGGCACAATGACGTCTCCTTCGACCTGCGCCCCGGCGAGATCCTGGGCGTGGCCGGACTGCCGGACTCCGGCCGGGTGGAGATGCTGCACAACCTCTTCGGCGGGGACCGGGGGACCGGCGGCACCGTGGAACTGCTGGGCAAGCCCTACGAACGGCGCGACCCGATCGCCAGCGTCGAACGCCGGCTCGCGTTCGTGCCCGGCGAGCGCCGCGCCCAGGGGCTGCTGACCACCATGAGCGTCGGCGAGAACATCGGCGCGCTCACCACGAGGACCTTCAGCCGGTTCGGGCTCGTCCGCCGACGTGCCTTCGACACGAGCGCCGCCGACCAGGCGAAACAGCTGCGGGTCAAGACCGCCACCATGAACCAGCCCATCACCAGCCTGTCCGGCGGCAACCAGCAGAAGGCCGTACTCGGACGCTGGCTGGCGATCAACCCCGATGTGCTGATCCTCGACGAGCCCACCCGCGGCGTGGACATCGGGGCGAAGGCCGAGATCTACGAGCAGTTGTTCGCGCTCGCCCAGAAGGGCCTGGCGATCCTCTGCTCCTCCTCCGACCTGCCCGAACTGCTGACCCTGACCGACCGGATCGCCGTGATGAGCGAGGGCCGGCTGGTGAAAATCGTCGACACCGCGGAGGCGACCGAAGAATCCATCATGGCCCTCGCGACCGGAGCGACGCCGGCGGCGGCCTGAAAACGCACAGTCCGACCTGCAAGAACCCACCGAAAGGAACCCACCGTGAAACGCTCCGGCATCCTCAACGCCGAACTGAGCGGGGCCCTGGCCACGCTCGGCCACACCGACCTGCTGCTGGTCGTGGACGCCGGCTTCCCCATCCCGCGGGACGCGCACCGCGTCGATCTCGCCCTCGCCGAGAACCTGCCGGACCTGCGGACGGTGCTCGGGCTCATCGCCGACGAACTGGTCGTCGAGGGCGTGGTCCGGGCCGAGGACGTCCCCACCCACAACCCCCGGCTGGACGCGTGGCTGCGCGAACGCTTCTCCGGCGCCGAGTTCACCACCCGTCCGCACGCGGAGGTCCTCGGCGAACTGGCCCGGCAGGCCAAGGTCGTCGTACGCACCGGAGCCTTCGAACCCTGGGGCAACATCGGTTTGTTCTGCGGCGTCGACGTCCCCAGGTGGTTCGGCGGCGAGGGCGTCGTCGTCCCGGACCACTACGCGTCCAGGCTCTGAGCCCCCGCCGGCCTGTACACCGCCCACCGGCCGGTACGCCGCCACGGCTCGTACGCGGCCGCCGGACCCCACGTCCCGGCTCCTGTTTTCCTGCGACGGCCCGTCCGTCGAAAGCACCCGGCGGCCGATTCGCCGGGTGCCCCACCGCCCTCCACACAGGGAGATCACTCCGTGTCCACCACGACCGCCATCGCAGCCGAACTCGACCTCACCCCTGCCGAGTTGGCTCCCTACATCCAGCACACCAAGATCGATCCGGATGCGACCCGCGACGACATGGTCGCCCACGCCCAGGAGGCGGTCACCCACGGTTTCAACGCCGCGATGGTTCCCGCGTCCTGGCTGCCCGTCGTGGCGGCCGAACTGCGCGGCACCGGGGTCGGAGTGGCCTCCGCCCTGGACTTCCCGACCGTCGGCGTCATGACCAGCGCGGGCAAGGCCGCCGAGGCCGCGGAGATAGCCCGGCTCGGCGCGACCCAGCTCGACATCGGCGTCCAGATCGGCTGGCTCAAGAGCGGCCGCTACGACGACTTCCGCGAGGACATCGCGGGCGTGGTCCGGGCCTCGGGCCTGCCCGTCAAGGTCATGCTGGAACTGCCGCTGCTCACCGACGACGAGAAGGAGGCCGCCGTCGAGCTCGCCATGGAGGCGGGCGCCGCCTTCCTGAAGAACGCCAGCAGCGGACAGATCGAGACTGCGAATCCGACGAGCGTTCGCTACCTTGTTGACCGGGCGCGGAACGGGGTTCAGGTGAAGGCGTCCGGGTCCATCAAGACCTACCGGCAGGGCCTGGAACTCCTGCGCGCGGGTGCCTCCCTGCTCGGGACCAGCGCCGGCCTGGCGATCGTGGCCGACACCGGTGACGAGTCGACCGTCAGCTACTGACCGGCCACTGCCGCCGCACCCCGCCCGCATCTCGCGGCCGGGGTGCGGCTCCCCATTTTCCGG of the Streptomyces sp. NBC_01788 genome contains:
- a CDS encoding ribokinase → MKIAVVGSYGAGLTMRVPKAPAAGETVSGGVFDPGPGGKGSNQAIAAARLGAEVSLLTAVGDDDFGRSARELWQREGVGAEHVLTAGAPTMVGFILVEPSGENRIAIAPGALDELDAAAVEPFRAEIASADILVVSMEIPEEAVAAALRLGRETGTRTLLNPAPARPLPDECWPLIDVITPNQTEAPVLLGLDEGHGLSDEELVHALRERTGGAAVLTRGGEGALIAQASGVTAVPPHPAGTVVDTTGAGDSFTAALAVALAEGQPLDRAARFAAAAGAHTVTIAGVVPALPTRDQLNARIGRTP
- a CDS encoding ABC transporter permease encodes the protein MTSTTSKPPTAAAPSATGPARQAPLALRRLLHAREAGVFAALVLLFLLGTVLSPTFAQSDNLLSVGQQIAQIGIMAVGATFVILNGEIDLSVGSTYALSAISTGLLISDGWSWPAAMLVGLAVGALAGLLNGLAVVVLGVPSFIVTLGTLSVFRGIALLISDGAPISLSSSRPGVAEFNLLGQGRLFGVVPMQFVFFAAVAALGVVLLSRSRFGFNTYAVGGNQEAARLVGVNVKRVKLTAFVLSGFTAGLAGVLGLSFLSYVQGVTGQGLELTVISAVIIGGAALFGGSGTMWGTVIGVAFIGLLQNILNIKGISSFWQTVVTGLVIVAAVAADTWQRKRKTRA
- a CDS encoding sugar ABC transporter substrate-binding protein — its product is MSPRTLLRSLFAATAAAAALTLTACGAVTAGDSAGSSDGSFKLAPYIQQRVDDHKPMRIKLSYHDPSLAFATPIGAGMKRAGKELGADVSLIGPTGGDAAKQVSEIQTLIQQKAVDGLAVSSASSDALKPVISQAYKAGIPIISFNTDNPDSQQMGFVGQDLKASGKAEAEQLLKDLKGTGKDKSVVVFSVDTGAGWSHDRFNGFKEGLADSDLKVVGPVNVGNEPNAAYNTVESTMSGQSGVVAVAGLDCCSTTAAAKWVAQSGRADAITMGGFDLLTQTAEYIDRGVLDFTISQNPSEQGYQAVKVLYDFLTKGTEIAGVDTGAQFITRKNLDAATVED
- a CDS encoding sugar ABC transporter ATP-binding protein produces the protein MSAASRDAATGGSAPPGGPPAAVPAVRIRGLSRNFGPVRALGDVSFDVPAGEVTALLGENGAGKSTLLKILAGLQPPSDGSVTVFGEEVTSFDPSTMLGRHGVAIVPQELSLLPDRSVAENVLSGVEPGNRWFPSRRRMLERTTELLAELDLSLDPNASVRTLDLATQQLIVVARSIARGCRVLILDEPTAMLTPAEADRLFALMDKLKAAGTTMLYVSHRMPEVFRLADHIQVLRDGTHVASWRSADTTPDQAVAAMVGRELGQFTRRAERSTESSGEPVLKVRELSGRRHNDVSFDLRPGEILGVAGLPDSGRVEMLHNLFGGDRGTGGTVELLGKPYERRDPIASVERRLAFVPGERRAQGLLTTMSVGENIGALTTRTFSRFGLVRRRAFDTSAADQAKQLRVKTATMNQPITSLSGGNQQKAVLGRWLAINPDVLILDEPTRGVDIGAKAEIYEQLFALAQKGLAILCSSSDLPELLTLTDRIAVMSEGRLVKIVDTAEATEESIMALATGATPAAA
- the rbsD gene encoding D-ribose pyranase, coding for MKRSGILNAELSGALATLGHTDLLLVVDAGFPIPRDAHRVDLALAENLPDLRTVLGLIADELVVEGVVRAEDVPTHNPRLDAWLRERFSGAEFTTRPHAEVLGELARQAKVVVRTGAFEPWGNIGLFCGVDVPRWFGGEGVVVPDHYASRL
- the deoC gene encoding deoxyribose-phosphate aldolase; the protein is MSTTTAIAAELDLTPAELAPYIQHTKIDPDATRDDMVAHAQEAVTHGFNAAMVPASWLPVVAAELRGTGVGVASALDFPTVGVMTSAGKAAEAAEIARLGATQLDIGVQIGWLKSGRYDDFREDIAGVVRASGLPVKVMLELPLLTDDEKEAAVELAMEAGAAFLKNASSGQIETANPTSVRYLVDRARNGVQVKASGSIKTYRQGLELLRAGASLLGTSAGLAIVADTGDESTVSY